The stretch of DNA CCACCGGGTCCGCCGAGGGGTTCGAGGGTGTGGTGGATCTGCTGCACGCGGAGTACGGCGACCATCACTGGGTGCATGTCCTGCCCAACGCGGCGCTGCTCGCCGCCGCGCTCACCCATGCGGACGGGGAGTTCACGGGGTCGATCTGCCGTGTGGTGTCCGGCGGCTGGGACACCGACTCCAACGGGGCGACCGCCGGTTCCGTCGCCGGTCTGCTGGCGGGGGCCCCTGAGCACCTTCCAGCGCGCTGGACCGCACCTCTCAAGAACCGGCTCGCCACGACCGTCGGGGGCCTCGACGGCATCGGTTTCGACCAACTTGCCTCCCGTACGGCGGCTTTGGCGGTGTACGGCAGGACCACGGTGTCCGGCGGCGCGGGCCCAGTGACCGGTGCGACCGGTGCGTCGGCCGTCGGCGCACCCACCGAATCCGCGAGCCCGACCGAGTCCGCGAGCTCCGTCGGCTCCACCGGCTCCGTCGGCTCCACCGGCTCCACCGGCTCCACCGGCTCCACCGAGAAGGACCACACCTCATGACGTCCGCATCCACCGGCGCGGCCCGCATCGTCGTCCTCGGCTCCACCAACATGGACCTGGTCGCGTACACCGAAGCGGCGCCGGCGCCGGGCGAGACCGTGACGGGACGCTCCTTCCGTACGGTGCCGGGCGGCAAGGGCGCCAACCAGGCCGTCGCCGCGGCGAGGGCCGGCGGCCGGGTGTCGATGATCGGTGCGGTCGGCGACGACGACTTCGGCGTGCGGCTGCGCGCGACCCTCACGGAGGCGGGTGTTGCCACAGGACCGCTGCGTACGGTGCCGGGTCCGAGCGGTACCGCCCACATCGTCGTCGACGACGCGGGGGAGAACTCCATCGTCGTCGTGCCGGGCGCCAACGGCACGGTGACCGGGCTCGCGGACGGCGACGAGGCCGTCATCGCCGGTGCGGGGGCGCTGTTGCTCCAGCTCGAACTGCCACTGTCCGCGGTACTCGACGGGGCGCGCTCGGCACGCGGCCACGGGGTGCGGACGGTGCTGACGCCCGCGCCGGCCCAGCCGTTGCCCGAGGCGCTGCTGGCCGTCACCGACCTGCTCGTGCCCAACGAGCACGAGGCCGCGGCCCTTTCCGGGCTGAGCGATCCGCGGGCCGCCGCACTCGCCCTCCTCGACGCCGTGCCCGAGGTCGTCGTCACGCTCGGCGCGCGCGGCTGCCTCCGGGTGTCCAGGGGGAAGGAACCGCTGCTGGTGCCGGCCCGCAGGACCCGGGCGGTCGACACGACGGCCGCGGGTGACACCTTCGTCGGCGCTCTCTCCGTGGCGTTGGGCGAGGGGGTCCCGATGGAGCCCGCACTCGCCTGGGCCTGTGCCGCCTCCGCGCTGTCCGTGGAACGCAGAGGCGCGTCGTCGTCCATGCCGGACCGGGCCGAGATCGACGCCCTGGCCTCGCGGGCCCGCTGACCTCCCCCGGCGCCGTACCGCCCCGCGTCCGGCCCGTGAAGCCCTCCCCCGAAGCCGTCCTCAAGGAAAGCCGAGGCACGTCATGCAACGACCGATCGTCGAAGATCCTCCCGGCGCCCCCGGTCCCGCGCCCGGCCCGCTCGACGGGTTGCGGGTACTGGACCTGGCGACGCTGTTCGCGGGCCCCCTCGCCGCCACCATGCTCGGTGACTTCGGGGCGGAGGTGACCAAGGTCGAGCATCCACTGAAGCCGGATCCCTCTCGTGGTCACGGTCCGAGCAAGGACGGCGTCGGCCTGTGGTGGAAGCATCTGGGCCGCAACAAGCGCACTCTCACCCTGAACCTGTCGACCCCGGGCGGGAGGGAGGTGCTGCTCAGGCTGGCGGAGCGGGCGGACGTCATCATCGAGAACTTCCGTCCGGGGACGCTGGAGAAGTGGGGGCTCGGCTGGGACGAACTGTCCGCCGTCAACCCGGGTCTCGTCCTCGCGAGGGTGACCGGCTTCGGGCAGTTCGGCCCGTACTCGGGTCGGCCCGGGTTCGGCACCCTGGCGGAGGCCATGAGCGGTTTCGCGGCCACCACGGGCGAGCCGGACGGACCACCGACCTTGCCGCCCTTCGGTCTCGCCGACTCCGTGGCGGCGCTGGCGACCGCCTACGCGGTGATGACGGCGCTCGCCGGACGCGACCGCACCGGCCGGGGGCAGGTGGTGGACATGGCCATCATCGAGCCGATGCTCGCCGTGCTCGGCCCGCAGACCATCTGGTACGACCAGCTCGGCTACGTCCAGCCGAGGACCGGTAACCGTTCCACCAACAACGCGCCGCGCAACACCTACCGTACGGCGGACGGCAAGTGGCTCGCCGTCTCCACCTCCGCGCAGTCCATCGCCGAGCGGGTGGTACGGCTGGTCGGGCGCCCCGACTTCATCGAAGAGCCGTGG from Streptomyces tsukubensis encodes:
- the rbsK gene encoding ribokinase; the protein is MTSASTGAARIVVLGSTNMDLVAYTEAAPAPGETVTGRSFRTVPGGKGANQAVAAARAGGRVSMIGAVGDDDFGVRLRATLTEAGVATGPLRTVPGPSGTAHIVVDDAGENSIVVVPGANGTVTGLADGDEAVIAGAGALLLQLELPLSAVLDGARSARGHGVRTVLTPAPAQPLPEALLAVTDLLVPNEHEAAALSGLSDPRAAALALLDAVPEVVVTLGARGCLRVSRGKEPLLVPARRTRAVDTTAAGDTFVGALSVALGEGVPMEPALAWACAASALSVERRGASSSMPDRAEIDALASRAR
- a CDS encoding CaiB/BaiF CoA transferase family protein — protein: MQRPIVEDPPGAPGPAPGPLDGLRVLDLATLFAGPLAATMLGDFGAEVTKVEHPLKPDPSRGHGPSKDGVGLWWKHLGRNKRTLTLNLSTPGGREVLLRLAERADVIIENFRPGTLEKWGLGWDELSAVNPGLVLARVTGFGQFGPYSGRPGFGTLAEAMSGFAATTGEPDGPPTLPPFGLADSVAALATAYAVMTALAGRDRTGRGQVVDMAIIEPMLAVLGPQTIWYDQLGYVQPRTGNRSTNNAPRNTYRTADGKWLAVSTSAQSIAERVVRLVGRPDFIEEPWFATGSGRAAHADALDEAVGGWIARHDRDEVVAAFEAAQAAVAPVYDVRDVMADPQYRALNTIVSVEDEELGPVRMQNVLFRLSGTPGAVKWAGRGHGADTDAILGELGLAEDEIVALREGGAA